In Sphingobacterium thalpophilum, a genomic segment contains:
- a CDS encoding ABC-F family ATP-binding cassette domain-containing protein: MSILATEQVSHSFHDRWLFKDLHFGLQKGERVALVGINGTGKSTLLAILAERILPTSGKVVKEKGIKIGFLEQDPDFTGLKSINDFIYSTDNDQQRLIREYEELLLETDIDQKKLEDLTEKISSLNAWEYEHNIKTILNRLNIMDFHQDIKSLSGGQRKRLALAKLLIDEPDIYILDEPTNHLDIETIEWLEKLLTTGSKTVLLVTHDRYFLDNICTEIRELDRGNLFTYKGNYSYFLEKKSERETIDAVMVEKSRNLLRRELEWMRRQPQARGTKSKSRIEAYYDLEEKSKAIKGNDSVQLSVKVSRQGSKILELEHVAKRYGAKEIIHDFSYTFKKGDRIGLAGKNGTGKSTFLNLITGEEKPDTGSIAVGETTVYGYYKQGGLEVNENDRVLDVVKNIADYIEMANREVITASQLLTHFLFPPEKQFGFVNKLSGGEKKRLQLMRVLMKNPNFLILDEPSNDLDIDTLNVLEDFLDNYKGVLILVSHDRYLLDKLTDQLFIFEGKGIVQIYNGNYADFKLEQEEIQKLEKEKQKRITQEQVKPIVKEEKKKLSYKEQLEYNKLEEEIEKLETQVALKTEELNQVTDHLKLSSLAEEIQSIQKQIDDKSERWLYLADFM; the protein is encoded by the coding sequence GTGAGTATTTTAGCTACAGAACAAGTAAGCCATTCCTTCCATGATCGATGGCTTTTTAAAGATTTACATTTCGGTCTCCAAAAGGGAGAACGTGTGGCCTTGGTCGGAATCAATGGCACAGGTAAATCAACCTTACTCGCCATTTTAGCAGAGCGAATCTTACCAACCTCAGGAAAAGTTGTAAAAGAAAAAGGTATAAAAATTGGTTTCTTAGAACAGGATCCTGATTTCACAGGATTAAAATCAATCAACGATTTTATTTATAGTACAGACAACGATCAACAACGTCTTATCCGTGAGTACGAGGAGCTGTTATTGGAAACTGATATCGATCAGAAAAAATTAGAAGATCTTACAGAAAAAATAAGTTCATTGAATGCCTGGGAGTATGAGCATAATATTAAGACGATTCTTAATCGTTTAAACATTATGGATTTCCATCAAGATATCAAAAGTTTATCAGGGGGCCAACGAAAACGCCTTGCGCTAGCCAAGCTTTTGATAGACGAGCCGGATATTTATATATTAGATGAACCCACCAACCATTTGGATATAGAGACTATTGAATGGCTTGAAAAACTACTAACAACAGGTAGCAAAACCGTTCTTTTAGTAACGCACGATCGCTACTTCTTGGATAATATCTGTACGGAGATTCGAGAGCTGGATAGGGGCAATCTCTTTACCTATAAAGGTAACTATTCTTATTTTCTAGAAAAGAAGTCGGAACGTGAAACTATTGATGCGGTTATGGTTGAGAAAAGCAGAAATCTACTTCGCCGTGAATTGGAGTGGATGCGTCGTCAACCACAGGCACGTGGTACCAAATCCAAATCACGTATTGAAGCATACTATGACTTGGAAGAAAAATCTAAAGCAATTAAAGGAAACGACTCGGTACAACTCAGTGTGAAAGTAAGCAGGCAGGGCTCAAAAATACTCGAACTAGAACATGTTGCCAAACGTTATGGAGCAAAAGAAATCATACATGATTTTTCATACACCTTTAAAAAAGGTGATCGTATTGGTCTAGCGGGAAAAAATGGTACTGGAAAATCAACCTTTCTTAATTTAATCACGGGAGAAGAAAAACCTGATACAGGGTCTATAGCGGTAGGGGAAACCACAGTATATGGCTACTATAAACAGGGCGGATTGGAAGTAAATGAAAACGATCGAGTATTAGATGTTGTAAAAAATATAGCAGACTATATTGAAATGGCAAATAGGGAAGTAATCACGGCTTCACAGCTGCTAACCCACTTTTTATTTCCTCCTGAAAAACAATTTGGTTTCGTTAACAAATTAAGTGGGGGGGAGAAAAAAAGACTTCAATTAATGCGTGTTTTAATGAAGAATCCAAATTTTTTAATTCTGGATGAACCATCCAATGATTTGGACATTGATACATTAAACGTGCTGGAAGATTTTCTTGACAACTACAAAGGAGTACTCATATTAGTATCACACGACAGGTATCTATTAGATAAATTGACGGATCAACTTTTCATTTTTGAAGGAAAGGGGATCGTGCAGATATACAACGGAAATTATGCCGACTTTAAACTTGAACAGGAAGAAATCCAAAAATTAGAAAAGGAAAAACAAAAAAGGATAACCCAAGAACAGGTAAAGCCAATTGTAAAAGAGGAAAAGAAAAAACTCTCGTACAAGGAACAATTAGAATATAACAAACTAGAAGAAGAAATCGAAAAACTGGAAACACAAGTAGCGTTAAAAACGGAGGAACTAAACCAGGTAACAGATCATCTAAAACTTTCTTCCTTAGCGGAAGAAATTCAATCTATCCAAAAACAGATAGACGATAAATCCGAAAGATGGTTATATCTTGCTGATTTTATGTAA
- the apaG gene encoding Co2+/Mg2+ efflux protein ApaG encodes MITQITEGVKISVETIYQSEYSNPDREHFMFAYHISIENLSDYTVQLISRYWKIFDAKGDYREVSGEGVVGEQPIIEPGQTHQYTSGCNLNSEFGFMEGYYNMIRTLDNGSFQVEIPRFNLIADYALN; translated from the coding sequence ATGATCACACAAATTACAGAAGGCGTAAAAATCTCGGTTGAAACCATCTATCAATCGGAGTATTCGAATCCGGACCGTGAACATTTCATGTTTGCTTATCATATCAGCATAGAAAATCTCAGCGATTACACGGTTCAATTGATAAGTCGCTATTGGAAAATTTTTGATGCAAAAGGAGACTATAGGGAGGTATCTGGAGAAGGAGTAGTAGGCGAACAACCTATTATAGAACCTGGTCAGACTCATCAATACACCTCAGGTTGCAATCTCAATAGCGAATTCGGATTCATGGAAGGATATTATAATATGATCCGAACACTGGACAACGGCAGCTTTCAAGTTGAAATACCACGTTTCAATCTGATAGCGGATTACGCATTGAATTAA
- a CDS encoding SAM-dependent methyltransferase, with amino-acid sequence MANGILYLIPVPLSDDAAFQSFTPYLVETINSLDEYIVENEKTARKFLKLAGLKIPQSELTIHDYGKHVRDKGNINDFFEGLKQGKSVGLMSEAGCPGVADPGASIVARAHQLGIKVVPLVGPSSILLALMASGFSGQKFAFHGYLPIDKIDRAKEIKNLEQQSAREKQTQIFIETPFRNNQLLADLLKICKPSTLLCVASNVTAADENIQSLTVGEWRKRSYDYHKKPTIFLLYA; translated from the coding sequence ATGGCAAATGGTATCTTATATTTAATTCCTGTTCCATTGAGTGATGACGCAGCTTTCCAGTCATTTACTCCGTATTTAGTGGAAACAATCAATTCATTGGACGAGTATATTGTAGAGAACGAAAAAACGGCGCGCAAGTTTTTAAAACTTGCAGGTTTAAAGATTCCGCAGAGCGAATTAACGATCCATGATTATGGAAAACATGTGCGGGACAAGGGAAATATAAATGATTTTTTTGAAGGCTTGAAACAAGGCAAAAGTGTTGGATTAATGTCTGAGGCGGGATGTCCTGGTGTTGCTGATCCTGGTGCTTCTATTGTAGCGCGGGCACATCAATTGGGTATTAAGGTAGTTCCTCTTGTTGGACCAAGCTCTATTCTACTGGCACTTATGGCTTCCGGATTTAGCGGTCAGAAATTTGCCTTTCATGGTTATTTGCCTATCGATAAAATTGATCGAGCTAAGGAAATTAAAAATCTCGAACAGCAATCAGCACGTGAAAAGCAGACGCAAATTTTTATTGAAACTCCATTTAGAAATAATCAGCTTTTAGCCGATCTACTAAAAATATGTAAACCTTCCACCTTACTCTGTGTTGCGTCAAATGTAACAGCTGCCGACGAAAATATACAAAGTTTGACAGTTGGTGAGTGGCGAAAACGATCGTATGATTATCATAAAAAGCCGACTATTTTTTTACTTTATGCATGA
- a CDS encoding alpha/beta hydrolase, translating to MNYCRLLSIMFLFSLVGFSKDLAAQSSTYVIVHGAWGSAWQFKNTAVELAKKGNEVYRPTLTGLGERYHLADTSIRLQTHVDDVVNTILFEDLHDIILVGHSYGGMIITAVADSLPDRIRKLVYLDAILPEDQQSVMNLMGKSSAANGLLKLEKDGYIFPFWVKDIKKLPRDVPHPLRTMTDKISLKNPKRLKIPSTYILTYEDGKTIEDDDFYPFYRKAKNIGFKTVEFVGDHNPQIKKLKELVDLLEQE from the coding sequence ATGAATTACTGTAGATTATTGTCTATTATGTTTTTGTTTTCATTAGTTGGATTCAGTAAAGATCTTGCTGCACAGTCTTCTACATATGTTATTGTCCATGGAGCTTGGGGTAGTGCTTGGCAGTTTAAAAATACGGCGGTTGAGTTAGCTAAAAAGGGAAATGAGGTGTACCGACCCACACTAACAGGCCTGGGTGAGCGTTATCATTTAGCAGATACTTCTATCCGATTACAAACGCATGTCGATGATGTTGTGAATACGATCCTGTTTGAGGATCTCCATGATATTATATTGGTCGGACATAGTTATGGTGGGATGATTATCACGGCTGTGGCAGATAGTCTTCCGGATAGAATCCGTAAATTGGTTTACTTGGATGCTATACTACCGGAGGATCAACAATCTGTAATGAACTTAATGGGTAAATCCAGTGCAGCAAATGGACTGTTAAAATTAGAAAAGGATGGTTATATTTTTCCTTTCTGGGTGAAGGACATTAAGAAGCTTCCTAGGGATGTCCCCCACCCGTTAAGAACAATGACAGACAAGATCAGTTTAAAAAATCCGAAACGACTTAAAATTCCAAGTACTTACATTTTGACTTATGAGGATGGCAAAACAATTGAGGATGATGATTTTTACCCGTTTTATAGGAAGGCAAAAAATATAGGTTTTAAAACAGTCGAATTTGTTGGAGATCATAATCCACAAATAAAAAAGTTGAAAGAATTAGTAGATTTGTTGGAACAGGAATAA
- a CDS encoding Nif3-like dinuclear metal center hexameric protein: protein MKIKEVIDYLEQLAPLDLQESYDNAGLIVGDANREITKVLISLDCTEAVVKEAIDKGCNLIISHHPIVFKGLKKFNGKNYVERTVIKAIEHKVALYAIHTNLDNVTGGVNTKIADKLGLENQAILESKTDVLRKMVVFVPRSHVEDVRQALFDAGAGKIGKHYDQCSFNTAGYGSFRPLKGADPTIGEIDVQERVEETRIEVIYLKSIERKLLLALYEAHPYEEVAYDLFDIQNTAAEIGAGMIGNLAEPMAELEFLAYLKDKLRLNVIRHTALLDKKVSRVAVCGGSGGFLLGAAKRSGADFFVTADYKYHEFFDAEGEIVIADTGHFESEQFTQELLYDIITKKFPNFATLTTEIDTNPIKYYS from the coding sequence ATGAAAATTAAAGAAGTCATTGATTATTTGGAGCAATTGGCTCCTTTAGATTTGCAGGAGTCTTATGATAATGCTGGGCTTATTGTGGGCGACGCCAATAGAGAGATTACAAAAGTGCTCATTTCTTTGGACTGCACAGAAGCTGTTGTAAAAGAGGCCATTGATAAAGGATGTAATTTAATTATTTCGCATCATCCTATTGTTTTTAAGGGCCTAAAAAAATTTAATGGAAAAAATTATGTGGAGCGTACGGTTATTAAAGCAATTGAACATAAAGTTGCATTATATGCCATTCATACAAATCTCGACAATGTTACCGGTGGAGTGAACACGAAAATTGCCGATAAATTGGGATTAGAAAATCAGGCTATACTGGAATCTAAAACAGATGTATTGCGAAAAATGGTCGTTTTTGTACCAAGGAGTCATGTTGAAGATGTCCGACAGGCATTGTTTGATGCGGGTGCAGGTAAAATCGGAAAACACTATGATCAATGTAGTTTTAATACGGCAGGTTATGGTAGTTTTAGACCTTTAAAAGGGGCCGATCCTACCATTGGAGAGATTGATGTTCAAGAGCGTGTTGAGGAAACACGAATTGAGGTTATCTACCTGAAATCTATTGAAAGAAAGTTACTTTTGGCACTCTATGAAGCTCATCCTTATGAGGAAGTAGCTTATGATTTGTTTGATATTCAAAATACGGCTGCTGAAATCGGTGCAGGAATGATTGGAAATTTGGCTGAACCAATGGCTGAATTGGAATTTTTAGCTTATCTTAAGGACAAACTGAGGTTGAATGTCATTCGTCATACAGCCTTATTAGATAAAAAAGTTAGTCGTGTAGCGGTCTGTGGTGGCTCGGGGGGATTTTTACTCGGTGCAGCCAAACGTTCTGGTGCTGATTTTTTTGTTACAGCAGACTATAAATATCATGAATTTTTTGATGCTGAAGGTGAAATAGTGATTGCAGATACGGGACATTTTGAGAGCGAACAATTTACGCAAGAATTATTGTACGACATTATTACGAAAAAATTTCCTAACTTTGCAACCTTAACAACAGAAATAGATACAAATCCTATAAAATACTACAGTTGA
- a CDS encoding zinc ribbon domain-containing protein encodes MEQTVEQKLKALWLLQAIHTKIDKIRQVRGELPMEVADLEDEIAGLETRIEKIRIDLDDLEDSIVKRKNMIKDAQAAIKKYESQLNEVKNNREYDAISKEIEIQGLEIQVCEKRIKEAEFEIRNKTENYDTTVGNLEYSKSELEGKKKELETITSETQKEEDALLAKAAEAEANIEERLVKVYYRLRNSFKNGLAVVSIDRDSCSGCHNKIPAQMQSEIRQRKKIIICEHCGRVLVDEGIVLEIEQEYGF; translated from the coding sequence ATGGAACAAACCGTAGAACAAAAATTGAAAGCATTATGGCTTTTACAAGCCATACATACTAAAATAGACAAAATTCGCCAAGTTCGTGGTGAATTGCCTATGGAAGTTGCAGATCTTGAAGATGAGATTGCGGGTTTAGAAACTCGTATTGAGAAGATCAGAATAGACTTAGACGATTTAGAAGATTCGATCGTTAAGCGTAAAAACATGATTAAGGATGCCCAAGCTGCTATCAAAAAATATGAGTCGCAGCTGAATGAGGTAAAGAATAATCGTGAGTACGACGCTATTTCGAAAGAAATCGAAATCCAAGGTCTTGAGATTCAGGTTTGCGAGAAACGAATCAAAGAAGCAGAATTTGAGATTCGTAACAAAACAGAAAACTACGATACTACTGTAGGAAATCTTGAGTATAGCAAAAGCGAACTTGAGGGAAAAAAGAAAGAATTGGAAACAATTACTTCTGAAACTCAAAAAGAAGAAGATGCATTGTTAGCAAAAGCTGCTGAGGCTGAAGCGAATATCGAAGAACGTTTGGTAAAGGTATACTACCGTTTGCGTAACTCGTTTAAAAACGGACTTGCTGTTGTTTCGATCGATCGTGATAGCTGTTCAGGATGTCATAATAAGATTCCTGCTCAAATGCAATCAGAAATACGTCAACGTAAGAAAATCATCATTTGTGAACACTGTGGTCGCGTTTTGGTTGATGAAGGAATTGTGTTAGAAATCGAACAAGAGTACGGTTTCTAA
- a CDS encoding PDZ domain-containing protein — MNKTHFKLFAAFLLGTSFLQTKAQETLLLRNPSISANNIAFVYGGDIWIAEKNGANPRRLTTNPGVEQNPMFSPDGKKVAFTGNYDGNTDVYVIPVTGGEPKRITYHPSSDVLRGWLNNDEVYYTTSRDFTYALSPRLYSSNIQMSGMDKALIMPEATQGSPSADGRYWAYIKNTDPTERDRVAFKRYRGGGMPTIWIFDTKTKEIETIPNVKSNDVKPLWLGTKVYFLSDRDKIVNIFSYDTKTKKVEKLTDFKDYDVRSLNGNGNDLIFEYAGVLNTLNLNGNKITPLHITVNTDVMYKRPYYKDIKDDIRYATLSPTGQRALFEARGEIFTVPKEKGEARNLSNSPGSHERFPDWSPNGKWVSYISDKNGSYQLVLMDQFGKDQPLYFNLGETNFYFEPTWSPDSKKLFYNDAHLNLYYIDIASKTVVKVADDKLSGQTGRVSNHFQPSWSPDSKWISFIRTLENGAPAVFMYNLDTKKTQQITDGMSSARSTAFSQDGKYLFFTASTNTGLTNSGLHMSAVQRNVDYAVYAFILSSKTPSFFKNDSDDEQIREDKADKKEEGENNKKERVKENDKKSPKKDKKEESVASKPVDKSIQVDFDRIENRIVALPLPAGPYWNLNGLVPNQLTYQRGGTIGAYDFKDLENKTLVENARSFVISADGKKMLYQTGNGFNIVTAGQKVASPTAGEVKLGGIQQLVDPAAEWKQVFNEVWSMQKDYFYVENMHGADWKAMKTKYEKFLPFVNHRSDLGYLLNEMMGEMVVGHNYIYPGDQPSTPSVSVGVLGADYTLKNGYYQIAKLFTRLEWNPSFKAPLAEPGLNIKEGDYIVAVNGTELTEDKDIYSLFDNTVGKQVTLKVNSKPSLVGAREVIVKPISFSDEMNLRNMEWVERNRKKVNELSNGQIAYVYMPNTGPEGYTYFNRYYFAQMDKKALLMDERNNGGGWVADYVIDLLSRELIAGWGIRDGKGFTTPGNGIYGPKAMIINENAGSGGDMMPYMFRFKGLGKLVGRTTMGILVGISGYPPLLDGGRITSPNFGVYDLKGNWIIENEGVAPDVFIEQLPKDLLEGRDPQLERTVKILLEEMKTYPYKNLQKPADPIRVN, encoded by the coding sequence ATGAATAAAACTCATTTCAAGTTATTTGCTGCCTTTTTGCTCGGTACATCCTTTCTGCAAACAAAAGCGCAAGAAACCCTATTGCTTCGAAATCCAAGTATTAGCGCCAACAATATTGCTTTTGTCTATGGTGGAGATATTTGGATTGCCGAAAAAAACGGAGCTAATCCGAGACGCCTTACAACAAATCCTGGGGTGGAACAGAATCCAATGTTTTCTCCAGACGGCAAGAAAGTAGCATTCACAGGAAATTATGACGGAAATACAGACGTATATGTAATCCCTGTAACGGGTGGTGAGCCCAAACGTATCACTTATCATCCCTCTTCGGATGTATTGCGGGGATGGCTCAATAATGATGAAGTATATTATACGACATCTCGTGATTTCACCTATGCTTTAAGTCCACGATTATACAGTTCCAATATTCAAATGTCGGGAATGGACAAGGCGCTCATTATGCCTGAGGCTACTCAGGGAAGCCCTTCTGCCGATGGTCGTTATTGGGCTTACATCAAGAATACTGACCCTACTGAAAGAGATCGAGTAGCCTTTAAGCGTTACCGGGGTGGTGGTATGCCAACCATTTGGATCTTTGATACCAAAACAAAAGAAATCGAGACTATTCCGAATGTTAAAAGTAATGATGTTAAGCCATTATGGTTGGGAACGAAGGTTTATTTCCTATCTGACCGCGATAAAATTGTCAATATTTTTAGCTACGACACCAAAACTAAAAAGGTTGAAAAACTAACAGATTTCAAAGATTATGATGTACGTTCCTTGAATGGGAATGGTAACGACTTGATTTTTGAATATGCTGGAGTATTGAATACACTGAATCTAAACGGAAATAAAATTACTCCTTTGCACATCACTGTGAATACAGATGTCATGTACAAAAGACCGTATTATAAAGATATCAAGGACGATATACGTTATGCTACATTATCTCCTACGGGTCAGCGCGCGTTATTTGAAGCACGTGGGGAGATCTTTACGGTACCAAAGGAAAAAGGAGAAGCTCGAAATTTATCTAATTCACCAGGTTCGCATGAACGTTTTCCAGATTGGTCTCCTAATGGTAAATGGGTTTCATATATCTCAGATAAAAATGGATCCTATCAGTTGGTACTGATGGATCAGTTCGGAAAAGATCAGCCCTTATACTTTAATTTAGGGGAAACCAATTTCTATTTTGAACCTACTTGGTCACCAGATTCAAAGAAGCTTTTTTACAATGATGCGCATCTTAATCTGTATTATATTGATATTGCTTCCAAGACTGTTGTCAAAGTTGCCGACGACAAATTAAGTGGTCAAACCGGGCGTGTATCCAATCATTTCCAACCAAGTTGGTCTCCAGATTCAAAATGGATATCCTTTATACGTACACTGGAAAATGGTGCACCTGCTGTGTTCATGTATAACTTAGATACAAAGAAAACTCAGCAAATTACGGATGGTATGAGCTCTGCCCGCAGTACAGCATTTTCGCAAGATGGTAAATATTTATTTTTCACGGCGAGTACAAATACAGGTTTAACAAATTCTGGTTTACATATGTCCGCTGTACAGCGTAATGTAGATTATGCAGTCTATGCTTTTATCCTGTCGAGCAAAACACCATCATTCTTTAAAAACGATAGTGATGATGAGCAAATCCGTGAAGATAAAGCTGATAAAAAGGAAGAGGGAGAGAATAATAAAAAAGAACGTGTAAAAGAGAATGATAAAAAATCCCCTAAAAAGGATAAGAAGGAAGAGTCAGTTGCAAGCAAGCCGGTTGACAAATCTATTCAGGTAGACTTTGATCGTATAGAGAATCGAATTGTTGCTCTCCCTTTGCCAGCCGGTCCTTACTGGAATTTAAATGGTTTGGTTCCGAATCAATTGACTTATCAACGTGGTGGAACAATCGGGGCATATGATTTTAAGGATCTTGAAAATAAAACCTTAGTGGAGAATGCACGTAGTTTTGTTATTAGTGCTGATGGTAAAAAAATGTTATATCAAACGGGAAATGGGTTCAATATTGTAACAGCTGGGCAAAAAGTAGCCTCTCCTACTGCAGGAGAAGTCAAGTTAGGTGGAATTCAGCAATTGGTGGATCCCGCAGCCGAATGGAAACAGGTATTCAATGAAGTTTGGTCAATGCAAAAAGACTATTTCTATGTAGAAAATATGCATGGTGCTGACTGGAAAGCGATGAAAACCAAATATGAAAAATTCTTGCCTTTTGTAAACCATCGTTCTGATCTTGGTTATTTATTGAACGAAATGATGGGAGAAATGGTCGTGGGACACAATTATATCTATCCAGGAGATCAACCTTCTACGCCATCAGTTTCAGTTGGTGTGTTGGGAGCAGATTATACGCTAAAGAATGGTTATTATCAGATCGCCAAATTGTTTACGCGTCTTGAATGGAATCCATCGTTCAAAGCTCCATTGGCTGAACCGGGATTAAACATAAAAGAAGGAGATTATATTGTTGCTGTTAATGGTACTGAATTGACTGAGGATAAGGATATCTATAGTTTATTTGACAATACTGTTGGTAAACAAGTTACGTTGAAGGTCAATTCAAAACCTTCTTTGGTTGGCGCACGTGAAGTAATCGTTAAGCCTATCTCGTTTAGTGATGAAATGAACTTGCGTAACATGGAATGGGTCGAAAGGAACCGTAAAAAAGTAAATGAATTGAGCAATGGGCAAATAGCTTATGTGTACATGCCGAATACCGGTCCTGAAGGGTATACCTATTTCAATCGGTATTACTTCGCTCAGATGGATAAAAAGGCTCTTCTAATGGACGAAAGGAACAACGGTGGTGGCTGGGTTGCCGATTACGTGATTGATCTCTTATCTCGCGAGTTAATCGCTGGCTGGGGAATTCGTGATGGAAAAGGATTTACGACTCCGGGAAATGGTATTTATGGACCAAAAGCCATGATTATTAATGAAAATGCAGGCTCAGGTGGGGATATGATGCCTTATATGTTTCGTTTTAAAGGACTGGGCAAATTGGTCGGTCGTACAACAATGGGGATTTTGGTTGGCATAAGCGGTTACCCTCCTTTGTTGGATGGAGGCCGTATTACTTCACCAAACTTCGGTGTCTATGACCTAAAAGGAAATTGGATTATCGAAAATGAAGGGGTCGCTCCTGATGTATTTATCGAACAATTGCCTAAAGATCTTTTGGAAGGCCGAGATCCTCAACTTGAAAGAACGGTGAAGATATTGTTGGAAGAAATGAAAACGTATCCTTACAAAAATTTACAAAAACCAGCCGATCCTATTCGGGTGAATTAA
- a CDS encoding CPBP family intramembrane glutamic endopeptidase, with protein MFPEKTPHPFQSLLRLILMVIGFTILSQIITILIIASYYTFTRQVFSLESLMNGSANEMRFMLLMSSLGSFVVPAYLMNTREGYGITYFKLKQWPSGMQFGYIFLAMLSFMPLMSLIGHWNESLQLPDSMQSLQRWMERSEKESGDLIKGIIMESSISGFLYNIVVLALIPAIGEELLFRGILQKIIGRWLSNQHVVIWLVAIIFSAIHLQFFGFVPRMLLGAFFGYLYVWSKNIILPIFGHFVNNAGATIGAFYYVRQGKSYDELNAFELQSWWIYLVAFIFTLIFVFLFYRSTQKENNGERLEKN; from the coding sequence ATGTTTCCTGAAAAAACACCCCATCCGTTTCAATCTTTGTTACGATTGATCTTAATGGTTATCGGTTTTACCATTCTTTCGCAGATTATTACTATTCTGATTATTGCAAGTTATTATACATTCACCAGGCAGGTCTTCTCACTGGAATCCTTAATGAATGGATCGGCCAATGAGATGCGCTTTATGTTGTTAATGAGCAGCTTGGGATCTTTTGTTGTACCAGCTTATCTGATGAATACACGCGAAGGATATGGCATTACATATTTTAAACTGAAACAATGGCCTAGCGGAATGCAATTTGGCTATATATTTTTAGCAATGCTTTCTTTTATGCCTTTGATGAGTCTGATCGGTCACTGGAATGAATCCTTACAATTGCCCGATAGTATGCAATCGTTGCAGCGTTGGATGGAGCGTAGCGAAAAGGAATCGGGTGATTTAATTAAGGGCATAATTATGGAGTCGAGTATATCCGGCTTTTTGTACAATATTGTTGTACTGGCCTTAATTCCGGCCATAGGTGAAGAATTGCTGTTTCGTGGTATTTTGCAAAAAATAATAGGAAGATGGTTGAGCAATCAGCATGTGGTTATATGGCTCGTTGCTATTATCTTCAGTGCGATACACCTGCAATTTTTTGGTTTTGTTCCCCGCATGTTATTGGGGGCTTTTTTTGGCTATCTTTATGTATGGAGCAAGAACATCATATTGCCCATCTTTGGGCACTTTGTTAATAATGCCGGTGCCACAATTGGAGCATTTTATTACGTAAGACAGGGAAAGAGTTATGATGAACTCAATGCATTTGAGTTACAATCTTGGTGGATATATCTTGTAGCCTTCATTTTTACTCTTATTTTTGTATTCTTATTTTATCGATCAACGCAAAAAGAGAACAATGGAGAACGATTGGAAAAAAATTAA
- a CDS encoding putative signal transducing protein, with translation MLEENGIPAVALNKQDSSYLFGKIELYVSEGSIEAAERLIEESEGDFSL, from the coding sequence ATGTTGGAAGAGAATGGTATTCCGGCTGTCGCGTTGAATAAACAAGATTCTTCTTATCTGTTTGGAAAAATTGAACTTTATGTCAGCGAAGGATCTATCGAAGCAGCCGAAAGGTTAATTGAGGAATCGGAGGGGGATTTTAGTTTATGA